Proteins co-encoded in one Kribbella qitaiheensis genomic window:
- a CDS encoding DUF3040 domain-containing protein, which translates to MDRTGGLDWTRPIEIALTMEGSTVPLSEEEQRQFEQLERALAAEDPKFVSAMRGTNVRLYYKRRAILAGVGFVLGIVILMAGAIIPNTIIGVFGFIVMVACLYIAALSMKRISNAGDADDLPPPPPQSKRHRTKHDSSGSFMERMEDRWRRRRDEDL; encoded by the coding sequence GTGGACCGCACCGGCGGCCTAGACTGGACTCGGCCTATCGAGATCGCGCTCACCATGGAGGGATCGACGGTGCCCCTCTCGGAAGAAGAGCAGCGCCAGTTCGAGCAGCTCGAACGCGCCCTCGCAGCGGAAGACCCCAAGTTCGTCTCCGCCATGCGAGGAACCAATGTGCGCTTGTACTACAAGCGCCGGGCAATTCTTGCCGGCGTCGGATTCGTGCTGGGCATCGTGATTCTGATGGCCGGCGCGATCATCCCCAACACCATCATCGGAGTCTTCGGCTTCATCGTGATGGTCGCCTGCCTCTACATCGCCGCGCTGAGCATGAAGCGCATCAGCAACGCCGGCGACGCGGACGACCTCCCGCCGCCTCCGCCGCAGTCCAAACGGCACCGGACAAAACATGACTCGTCCGGCAGCTTCATGGAGCGGATGGAAGACCGCTGGCGTCGCCGCCGCGACGAGGATCTCTGA
- a CDS encoding SAV_6107 family HEPN domain-containing protein, translating to MTVSPVSPAAAGSASRDLSRARAALAEARESADHLLKYSSAHVAALRVAAAVLAVRARPVRSGPRRRVQRNAWVLLAEVAPEFGEWASFFAAGATQRAAAEAGLERAVTTREADDLVRAAETFYNLVESSLHIATQSSLSDTFAPESVLAQPWMQAS from the coding sequence ATGACAGTTTCACCGGTTTCACCGGCAGCCGCTGGTTCGGCAAGCCGCGACCTGTCCCGCGCTCGTGCTGCGCTGGCAGAGGCTCGCGAGTCCGCCGACCACCTGCTGAAGTACTCGAGCGCTCACGTGGCAGCCCTTCGGGTCGCCGCGGCCGTGCTCGCCGTCCGGGCCCGCCCGGTGCGTTCCGGTCCCCGGCGACGCGTCCAGCGCAACGCCTGGGTGCTGCTCGCCGAGGTCGCCCCGGAGTTCGGCGAGTGGGCCAGCTTCTTCGCGGCCGGCGCGACCCAGCGAGCGGCAGCGGAGGCCGGCCTGGAGCGAGCCGTCACGACCCGCGAGGCCGACGACCTGGTCCGAGCCGCGGAGACGTTCTACAACCTCGTCGAATCCAGCCTGCACATCGCGACCCAGTCGTCCCTGTCCGACACCTTCGCCCCGGAATCAGTGCTGGCCCAGCCCTGGATGCAGGCCAGCTGA
- a CDS encoding class I SAM-dependent methyltransferase: protein MVDRRRRSVRTALVAEALRVALAGRARIDPGTGLDIVDLGGGTGGFAVPLAVEGHRVTVVDPSPDALASLERRASDEGVSKLVHGVQGDAAELPGLAGESSADAVLCHGVLEVVDDPAQALQAMASVLREGGVLSLLVAQRNAVVLARALAGHLAEAKLALQGADGRWGPSDPMPRRFDEAGITALLAEAGFMVHTIHGVRTFTDLVPSAFVDSEPGAAEALADLERSASQHPAFRAIATQLHILATR, encoded by the coding sequence ATGGTCGACCGACGTCGCCGCTCGGTACGTACGGCGCTGGTCGCCGAGGCCCTGCGAGTAGCACTGGCCGGCCGAGCACGGATCGATCCCGGAACCGGGTTGGACATTGTCGACCTCGGCGGCGGTACTGGCGGATTCGCCGTACCGCTGGCCGTCGAAGGGCACCGGGTGACGGTTGTCGACCCGAGCCCCGATGCGTTGGCCTCGCTCGAACGCCGGGCCAGTGATGAGGGTGTCAGCAAGCTCGTGCATGGCGTGCAAGGTGATGCCGCCGAGCTGCCTGGGCTCGCGGGGGAGTCGAGCGCGGATGCCGTGCTCTGCCACGGTGTGCTCGAGGTCGTCGACGATCCCGCTCAGGCATTGCAGGCGATGGCTTCGGTCCTTCGTGAGGGTGGCGTGCTCAGCCTGTTGGTTGCCCAGCGCAACGCTGTCGTCCTGGCTCGCGCCCTCGCCGGACACCTCGCCGAGGCGAAGCTCGCGTTGCAGGGTGCGGACGGCCGCTGGGGTCCGTCGGACCCGATGCCCCGCCGCTTCGACGAAGCCGGTATCACAGCACTACTTGCTGAAGCAGGCTTCATGGTGCACACGATCCATGGCGTACGGACGTTCACGGACCTGGTCCCGTCCGCCTTCGTCGACTCCGAACCAGGCGCCGCCGAAGCCCTCGCCGACCTGGAACGCTCCGCCAGCCAGCACCCAGCCTTCCGCGCCATAGCCACCCAACTCCACATCCTCGCCACCCGCTGA
- a CDS encoding DUF6504 family protein, translating into MWEFDEAVEVRSGVVDGIETPEQFLWRGRLWRVCAVEAQWVETAAWWERGVIGSGVGVATATAVAGSSAGRRSVGR; encoded by the coding sequence ATGTGGGAGTTCGACGAAGCCGTTGAGGTGCGTTCAGGCGTCGTGGACGGCATCGAGACTCCAGAGCAGTTCCTGTGGCGTGGCCGGCTCTGGCGGGTCTGTGCCGTCGAGGCCCAGTGGGTGGAGACCGCCGCCTGGTGGGAGCGCGGCGTGATCGGCTCAGGGGTCGGAGTGGCGACCGCCACCGCGGTAGCGGGATCGTCCGCGGGCCGTCGGAGTGTTGGACGCTGA
- a CDS encoding DM13 domain-containing protein gives MKSRRTIAIGTALAAVAVLAIALPLFQPWRLFTDKVVDEALPGAAPVSMTSSSPAPPTISDGRDSAPSPTAGPPSAAVQLAVGRFITHEHGTSGSAAIVRLPDGSRILRLEQLATSDGPDLEVWLSDAEVVKGKAGWHVFDDGRYLSLGRLKGNQGNQNYPIPADVDLKNFSSVSIWCNRFNVSFGAAALTPA, from the coding sequence ATGAAGTCGCGTCGCACCATCGCCATCGGCACCGCGCTGGCGGCAGTAGCCGTCCTCGCGATAGCGCTGCCGCTCTTCCAGCCCTGGCGGCTCTTCACCGACAAGGTCGTCGACGAAGCGCTCCCTGGCGCTGCTCCGGTGTCCATGACTTCATCCTCACCGGCGCCACCGACAATTTCTGACGGCCGCGACAGCGCCCCGTCCCCCACGGCCGGCCCGCCCTCGGCTGCCGTGCAATTGGCGGTCGGCCGATTCATCACCCATGAGCACGGCACCTCAGGCAGCGCGGCGATCGTCCGGCTGCCCGACGGTTCCCGCATCCTGCGGCTGGAGCAGCTCGCCACGTCCGACGGACCGGATCTGGAGGTCTGGCTCAGTGATGCCGAGGTGGTCAAGGGCAAGGCCGGCTGGCATGTCTTCGACGACGGCCGCTATTTGAGCCTCGGCCGGCTCAAGGGCAACCAAGGCAATCAGAACTATCCGATCCCGGCCGACGTCGACCTGAAGAACTTCAGCAGCGTCTCGATCTGGTGCAACCGCTTCAACGTCTCCTTCGGCGCCGCGGCGCTCACGCCGGCCTGA